Proteins found in one Panicum hallii strain FIL2 chromosome 4, PHallii_v3.1, whole genome shotgun sequence genomic segment:
- the LOC112889793 gene encoding solanesyl-diphosphate synthase 1, mitochondrial isoform X1: MSWRWALARRVAALAAGSGASGAAQAQRLLTTSSGAGAALLGRQHLPLASQIRSKVVGCRGAAFMSSRWLHDAQYQVRQDGDSRSQEHRDPFELVADDLSLVADRLRSMVAAEVPKLASAAEYFFKVGAEGKKFRPTVLLLMASALKFPLSESTEGGVLSILADKLRAPHLNIAEITEMIHVASLLHDDVLDDADTRRGVSSLNLVMGNKLSVLAGDFLLSRACVALAALGNTEVVSLMATAVEHLVTGETMQISTSREQRRSMEYYLQKTYYKTASLISNSCKAVAVLAGHTAEVSMLAYEYGRNLGLAFQLIDDVLDFTGTSASLGKGSLSDIRHGIITAPILYAMEEFPQLHEVVDSGFDNPANVELALDYLQKSRGIERTKELAREHANRAIKAIEALPDSDDEDVLTSRRALIDITERVITRTK; this comes from the exons ATGTCCTGGCGGTGGGCTCTCGCGCGCCGCGTCGCCGCGCTGGCCGCCGGGAGCGGGGCCagcggcgcggcccaggcgcagAGGCTCCTGACGACCTcgtccggcgccggcgccgccctccTCGGGCGGCAGCACCTGCCCCTCGCCTCCCAGATTCGGAGCAAG GTGGTGGGTTGTAGAGGAGCTGCTTTCATGAGCTCCAGATGGCTACATGATGCTCAGTACCAGGTTCGCCAGGATGGGGATTCAAGGTCTCAG GAACACAGAGATCCATTTGAATTAGTCGCCGATGATCTATCACTCGTTGCAGATAGATTACGATCCATGGTGGCTGCTGAG GTCCCTAAACTGGCATCAGCAGCTGAGTACTTTTTCAAAGTGGGAGCTGAGGGGAAAAAATTCCGACCTACA GTTTTGTTACTGATGGCTTCAGCTCTCAAATTCCCCCTGTCAGAATCAACAGAAGGCGGAGTTCTCAGTATCTTAGCGGATAAACTCCGCGCACCCCATCTGAACATTGCAGAGATAACCGAGATGATTCAT GTTGCAAGCCTTCTGCATGATGATGTTCTAGATGATGCTGATACTAGGCGTGGTGTCAGTTCGTTGAATCTTGTTATGGGGAACAAG CTCTCTGTATTGGCAGGCGACTTCCTCCTGTCTAGAGCATGTGTGGCACTTGCAGCACTTGGGAACACAGAG GTGGTATCCCTAATGGCAACTGCTGTAGAACATCTAGTTACTGGTGAAACTATGCAGATCTCAACAAGCAGAGAGCAACGACGAAG CATGGAATACTACCTGCAGAAGACGTACTACAAAACAGCATCACTGATATCAAATAGTTGCAAGGCTGTTGCTGTTCTCGCGGGGCACACTGCTGAGGTCTCGATGCTTGCGTACGAATATGGTCGAAACTTG GGTTTGGCGTTCCAGTTGATTGATGATGTTCTAGATTTCACTGGCACATCCGCATCCCTTGGGAAGGGTTCATTGTCTGATATTCGCCAT GGAATCATTACTGCCCCAATTCTATATGCAATGGAGGAATTCCCGCAACTACATGAAGTTGTTGACAGCGGTTTCGACAATCCTGCAAATGTTGAACTT GCCCTTGACTATCTCCAGAAGAGCCGTGGAATTGAAAGGACGAAAGAGCTTGCACGGGAACACGCTAACCGTGCAATCAAAGCTATAGAAGCCCTTCCGGATAGTGACGACGAGGATGTTCTGACTTCAAGACGCGCTCTTATTGACATAACAGAGAGAGTCATCACAAGGACAAAGTAG
- the LOC112889793 gene encoding solanesyl-diphosphate synthase 1, mitochondrial isoform X2, whose product MSSRWLHDAQYQVRQDGDSRSQEHRDPFELVADDLSLVADRLRSMVAAEVPKLASAAEYFFKVGAEGKKFRPTVLLLMASALKFPLSESTEGGVLSILADKLRAPHLNIAEITEMIHVASLLHDDVLDDADTRRGVSSLNLVMGNKLSVLAGDFLLSRACVALAALGNTEVVSLMATAVEHLVTGETMQISTSREQRRSMEYYLQKTYYKTASLISNSCKAVAVLAGHTAEVSMLAYEYGRNLGLAFQLIDDVLDFTGTSASLGKGSLSDIRHGIITAPILYAMEEFPQLHEVVDSGFDNPANVELALDYLQKSRGIERTKELAREHANRAIKAIEALPDSDDEDVLTSRRALIDITERVITRTK is encoded by the exons ATGAGCTCCAGATGGCTACATGATGCTCAGTACCAGGTTCGCCAGGATGGGGATTCAAGGTCTCAG GAACACAGAGATCCATTTGAATTAGTCGCCGATGATCTATCACTCGTTGCAGATAGATTACGATCCATGGTGGCTGCTGAG GTCCCTAAACTGGCATCAGCAGCTGAGTACTTTTTCAAAGTGGGAGCTGAGGGGAAAAAATTCCGACCTACA GTTTTGTTACTGATGGCTTCAGCTCTCAAATTCCCCCTGTCAGAATCAACAGAAGGCGGAGTTCTCAGTATCTTAGCGGATAAACTCCGCGCACCCCATCTGAACATTGCAGAGATAACCGAGATGATTCAT GTTGCAAGCCTTCTGCATGATGATGTTCTAGATGATGCTGATACTAGGCGTGGTGTCAGTTCGTTGAATCTTGTTATGGGGAACAAG CTCTCTGTATTGGCAGGCGACTTCCTCCTGTCTAGAGCATGTGTGGCACTTGCAGCACTTGGGAACACAGAG GTGGTATCCCTAATGGCAACTGCTGTAGAACATCTAGTTACTGGTGAAACTATGCAGATCTCAACAAGCAGAGAGCAACGACGAAG CATGGAATACTACCTGCAGAAGACGTACTACAAAACAGCATCACTGATATCAAATAGTTGCAAGGCTGTTGCTGTTCTCGCGGGGCACACTGCTGAGGTCTCGATGCTTGCGTACGAATATGGTCGAAACTTG GGTTTGGCGTTCCAGTTGATTGATGATGTTCTAGATTTCACTGGCACATCCGCATCCCTTGGGAAGGGTTCATTGTCTGATATTCGCCAT GGAATCATTACTGCCCCAATTCTATATGCAATGGAGGAATTCCCGCAACTACATGAAGTTGTTGACAGCGGTTTCGACAATCCTGCAAATGTTGAACTT GCCCTTGACTATCTCCAGAAGAGCCGTGGAATTGAAAGGACGAAAGAGCTTGCACGGGAACACGCTAACCGTGCAATCAAAGCTATAGAAGCCCTTCCGGATAGTGACGACGAGGATGTTCTGACTTCAAGACGCGCTCTTATTGACATAACAGAGAGAGTCATCACAAGGACAAAGTAG
- the LOC112889794 gene encoding uncharacterized protein LOC112889794: MDESWRCTMGSVLPRQRSSDQQHAGGGHQGLAPDDFRDVYGGPPRTVLLRSFGGEAADYHSPAGHQYMNYGGAEAFCRRPYADGRAAAVPTEQGFFDDIFGARRRHVRSRSRSKSKSSSAVSSDELPSGFCRPVATGSRADATLSSFTSRLRPVTIPSRRYDSSPPSSTSTIGEYQSSFTCSTAAYPAARYYYGEAKAGRSNHSRAADGSAAAHRRRHQRGSSNFCCFTSNPETSSNAPSFRQTGGARSPAAETTITDYSGADYGYYYSPPSATSSSLFTNPLARTPRRLEEVVMEVRERAPLLMDDGDDIDSVGAAAVDEAIAWAKERFWSQAR; the protein is encoded by the exons atggaCGAGTCGTGGAGGTGCACGATGGGCTCGGTGCTGCCGCGGCAGCGGTCGTCGGACCAGCagcacgccggcggcggccaccaGGGCCTGGCGCCGGACGACTTCCGGGACGTGTACGGCGGGCCGCCGCGCACCGTGCTCCTCCGCAGCttcggcggcgaggcggccgaCTACCACTCCCCGGCGGGCCACCAGTACATGAACTACGGAGGCGCCGAGgccttctgccgccggccgtACGCCGACGGACGCGCGGCTGCCGTGCCCACGGAGCAGGGCTTCTTTGACGACATCTTCGGCGCCCGTCGTCGTCACGTAAGGTCGAGGTCGAGGTCCAAGTCGAAGTCGTCGTCGGCGGTCAGCTCCGACGAGCTGCCATCGGGCTTCTGCCGGCCGGTGGCCACCGGCAGCCGCGCCGACGCCACGCTCTCCTCATTCACTTCGAGGCTCAG GCCGGTGACGATCCCTTCGCGGCGGTACGACTCGTCGCCGCCGTCATCGACGTCGACGATAGGGGAGTACCAGAGCAGCTTCACGTGCTCGACGGCCGCGTACCCGGCGGCCCGCTACTACTACGGTGAGGCCAAGGCCGGCAGATCGAACCACAGCAGAGCCGCGGACGGCTCGGCggccgcgcaccgccgccgccaccagcgcGGGAGCAGCAACTTCTGCTGCTTCACGTCGAACCCGGAGACCAGCAGCAACGCGCCCAGCTTCCGGCagacgggcggcgcgcggtcACCGGCCGCCGAGACCACCATCACCGACTACTCCGGCGCCGACTACGGGTACTACTACTCGCCGCCGTCGGCCACGTCGTCGTCACTCTTCACCAACCCGCTGGCGAGGACGCCGCGGCGGCTGGAGGAGGTGGTGATGGAGGTCCGGGAGCGGGCGCCGCTGCTGATGGACGACGGCGACGACATCGATAgcgtcggcgccgccgcggtGGACGAGGCGATCGCATGGGCGAAAGAGAGATTCTGGAGCCAAGCCAGGTAG